gcccgccgctcgcgccgtccggcggcggcggcggcgaggctcccGGCCTCGACCTGGAGGTCGAGACGAAGACCCTCCTCGCCGGGACGCAGCTCGGGGACAGCGTCGCGGTCGACGGCACCTGCCTCACCGTGGCGGCGATCGACCCGGCCGCGTCCACGCTCACCTTCGGCGTCGCGCCCGAGACGCTCCGCCGGACGTCGCTGGGCGAGCGCGCCCCGGGCGACGGCATCAACCTCGAGCGGGCGCTCACGCCGTCGTCCCGGATGGGGGGCCACTTCGTGCAGGGCCACGTCGACGGGACCGGCGAGATCGCCGCGTTCCGGCCCGACGGGGACTCGCTCTGGGTCACCGTGCGCGCACCGCCGGAGATCCTCAGGCTGCTCGTGCCCAAGGGCTTCGTCGCCGTCGACGGGAGCAGCCTCACCGTCGTCAGCGTCGACGACGAGGGCGGGTGGTTCGACTTCATGCTCGTGAGGTACACGCAGGACAACATCGTGCTGCCGACCAAGAAGGTTAGCGACAAGGTGAACCTGGAGGCAGATATACTGGGGAAGTATGTCGAGAAGCTCCTCGCTGGGAGGGTGGAGGCGATGGCGAAGTCCGATTCTTGAAATGCCATTGTTGAGCTGCTGAATTGCTCGTCATTCTATAGGTATTACAGCAAGGTTATGTTCATCAATAACAGCTCAGTTCATTTTGTGTAGTTGGTTgcagcctttttttttctttgagagAAACAGTAAAGCATCAAGTTATCGCACAAATTACTCATCATTTCGAGAAATTTAGAATTATCCATACTCTATTGCAACATATGCGGCCAAATGAAGAAGTTTCTTTTGTTGTCAGTTTAGACAAACATTAGGAAGAGGCAAACAAGAGCAACATTAAGACAATAACTGAGTAACAATGCTGCCAAATAAATGATGAACCACTTCAGAATACTCATATCTGAAGAACTTTGAAGTCTCACCATGCTGAATGTACTGTCTCATAAAAGGATCATGCAACCATGAGCCCATGACCCAgaaattaatttatttttcaaCAACAGCAAATTTGGATCGATTACAAGTGTCAAATCAATTGCATCTGCGCACTCCCCTGACTGCCCTGCAGGTAGTTGCCGGGCCAAATACTGGCAGCTTCGTGGCCTCGAAAATATTATGAATGTGCCTGAAACAGTTTTGATGTTTGTCTCAATAAAGTTGCCTGTTTTGATGTTATTTGCAGAATGATACAGTAACTGATAACCAGTAACCACAACAAATAGTGCAGACCGCTGTCTTCCTCGCTTGCTTCAAGAGCATACTTGATACGTTGATTGATGCATTTTCTGTTGCCGGTATGTTGCTAAATTTTTCAAACTGCTTATTTATTCTATGCAGAGATGGAGGACTTGGATTCAATGCTTGTGCCGACTCAGCTTGGGTCCTAAG
The nucleotide sequence above comes from Panicum virgatum strain AP13 chromosome 3K, P.virgatum_v5, whole genome shotgun sequence. Encoded proteins:
- the LOC120699686 gene encoding riboflavin synthase-like; translation: MAPPPATATAAAAAAVRPHLLLRRGGGLNLPSPPCPTALPFASRDAAARRLRLPPPRFSLSPVPKSLSAASHVPVRSLFTGIVEEVGLVRRLGPPLAPSGGGGGEAPGLDLEVETKTLLAGTQLGDSVAVDGTCLTVAAIDPAASTLTFGVAPETLRRTSLGERAPGDGINLERALTPSSRMGGHFVQGHVDGTGEIAAFRPDGDSLWVTVRAPPEILRLLVPKGFVAVDGSSLTVVSVDDEGGWFDFMLVRYTQDNIVLPTKKVSDKVNLEADILGKYVEKLLAGRVEAMAKSDS